Within Synechococcus sp. NB0720_010, the genomic segment CGTTCAGCAGCGAATCGGGCATCACCCCATGCTCGCCTTTCACGCTGATGCCCCCCCGTTCTGAGCACTGGTCCCTGGTGGTGGCGGGCGGTGGTCCGGCGGGATTCATGGCGGCTATCGCCGCGGCCGAGGCCGGTCAGCGGCGGGTCCTGGTGCTGGAGAGCACCCCTGAGCCTCTGGGCAAGGTTTTGATCAGCGGTGGTGGCCGCTGCAATGTCACCCATGCCTGCTGGGATCCGCGGGAATTGGTGGGCTTCTATCCCCGCGGCGGCAAGGCCCTGCGGGGACCCTTCAGCCGCTTTGCTGCCGGTGATGCCGTGTCTTGGTTTGACGACCACGGCCTGACCCTGGTGGAGGAGGCCGATGGCCGGATGTTCCCCCAGGCCAACCGCTCAACGGCCGTGATTCAGTGCCTCAGGCAGGCGGCGGAACGGGCCGGGGTGACCCTGCGCAGCAGCGAGGCACTCCAGCAGGCCGAGCAGCGGCCCGCGGGTGGTTTTGCCCTCAGCCTGCGCAGCGGCAGCCAGCTGAGTACTGACCGGCTGGTGCTCGCCACCGGGAGTCACCCCAGTGGCCGGCGTTTGGCATCAGGCCTGGGCCATGGCTTGGTGGCCCCGGTTCCGTCCCTCTTCACCCTCGCCTTTAAGCCCAATCCCCTGCTGCCTTTGGCCGGGGTCGTGATGGATCCGGTGGACCTGGAGCTGGAGGCCGGCGGGCAGCGCTTCCGCCAGAGCGGCCCGGTGCTGATCACCCACTGGGGTCTGAGCGGGCCGGCGACCCTGCGGCTGACGGCCTTCGCCGCCCGGGCCCTCCACGGCGAGGGCTACCGGGGCAGCTTGCAGGTGGATTGGAGCGGCGGCCGCAGTCAGCAGCAGCTGGAAGAACTCTTCGCGGCTTGCCGGCGTGATCAGGCCAAGCGTCAGCTCAGCAATGCCCGCCCCTGGCCAGGCCTCAGCCGACGGCTCTGGCAGCACCTGCTCGATCAGCAGGGGGTTGAGCCCGATCGCCGTTGGGCGGATTTGGCCAAGCGTCAGCAGTTGGGTCTGCTGGAGGCCCTGCGCCGCAGCCGTTTCCCCGTGGCAGGCCGCGGCCCCTTCGGCGAAGAATTCGTGACCGCCGGAGGCGTGCCTGTGGGGGAGGTCAACCTGGCCACGATGGAGAGCCGCAAGGTCGAGGGTCTCTACCTGGTGGGGGAGCTCCTGGATGTCGATGGCGTTACCGGTGGCTTCAACTTCCAGCACTGCTGGAGTTCCGGCTGGCTGGCGGGGCAGGCGATTGCGGCGGCCGGAGCTAGTTGATCTGATCGAAGATCGAGAACATCGGCAGGTACATCGCCAGCAGGATCGAGCCAACGATGCCGCCCACGATCACGATCATGGCCGGCTCCAGCATGGAGGTCAGGGCCTTGACGGCGGCTTCCACCTCGTCTTCGTAGAAGTCCGCCACCTTCGAGAGCATGGCGTCCATCTGGCCGGTTTCTTCGCCGATGGCGAGCATGCTCAAGGCCAGCTCTGGGAACACCTTTTTGCGCTCCAGGGCGACGCTCAGGGGGATGCCCTCCTGCACGTCCTGACGGGAGCCGACGATGGCGTCGGCAATCACGGCGTTGCCCGCGGTTTCCTGCACGATCTCCAGGGACAGCAGGATCGGCACCCCCGCGCGGGTCAGGGAGCTGAAGGTGCGGCAGAACTTGGCCGTGGCTGTTTTCTGGATCAGGTCGCCAAAGAGCGGCAGCTTCAGCAGTAGTCCGTCCACGCGCCGGCGCCCGCTGGCGGTCGCGTAGTAGCGGCCAAACATCCAGACCCCCACAGCGATCGCCAGGGCGAGGAACAGCGAAAAGGAGGACCGCAGCAAGGCGCTGAGGTCGACCATCATTTGAGTGAAGAGGGGGAGTTCAGCCCCGAGGTCTTCGAAGATCCCAGCGAAGGTGGGGATCAGGAAGATCGTCATCCCCAGGAACACCAGGATCGCGATCGCCAGCACGGCCACGGGATAGCCCATGGCGCCCTTGATTTGGTTCTGCAGCCGGGCATTGCCCTCGAGCAACTTGGCCAGGCGGCGCAGGCTTTCGTCCAGCACGCCCCCCGCCTCTCCGGCTTC encodes:
- a CDS encoding NAD(P)/FAD-dependent oxidoreductase: MPPRSEHWSLVVAGGGPAGFMAAIAAAEAGQRRVLVLESTPEPLGKVLISGGGRCNVTHACWDPRELVGFYPRGGKALRGPFSRFAAGDAVSWFDDHGLTLVEEADGRMFPQANRSTAVIQCLRQAAERAGVTLRSSEALQQAEQRPAGGFALSLRSGSQLSTDRLVLATGSHPSGRRLASGLGHGLVAPVPSLFTLAFKPNPLLPLAGVVMDPVDLELEAGGQRFRQSGPVLITHWGLSGPATLRLTAFAARALHGEGYRGSLQVDWSGGRSQQQLEELFAACRRDQAKRQLSNARPWPGLSRRLWQHLLDQQGVEPDRRWADLAKRQQLGLLEALRRSRFPVAGRGPFGEEFVTAGGVPVGEVNLATMESRKVEGLYLVGELLDVDGVTGGFNFQHCWSSGWLAGQAIAAAGAS
- a CDS encoding type II secretion system F family protein; amino-acid sequence: MPQFSATYTNRSGQTRTLRLQASDLSRARRDLRRRGIVATSLELAATTPNAAAGSTVFGMDLSSLLEAKPGIREKALFANKLAALVDAGVPIVRSLDLMARQQRMPLFKRALTAVSTDVNQGGSLGAALRSWPRVFDKLTIAMVEAGEAGGVLDESLRRLAKLLEGNARLQNQIKGAMGYPVAVLAIAILVFLGMTIFLIPTFAGIFEDLGAELPLFTQMMVDLSALLRSSFSLFLALAIAVGVWMFGRYYATASGRRRVDGLLLKLPLFGDLIQKTATAKFCRTFSSLTRAGVPILLSLEIVQETAGNAVIADAIVGSRQDVQEGIPLSVALERKKVFPELALSMLAIGEETGQMDAMLSKVADFYEDEVEAAVKALTSMLEPAMIVIVGGIVGSILLAMYLPMFSIFDQIN